Proteins co-encoded in one Aethina tumida isolate Nest 87 chromosome 7, icAetTumi1.1, whole genome shotgun sequence genomic window:
- the LOC109598103 gene encoding 1,5-anhydro-D-fructose reductase, whose product MKTLRFYNGNEIPIIGMGSFKGQPGEIEQAIQDAIEVGYRHIDCAWFYGNEAEVGTGIKFAIASGKVKREDLFITTKLWNNFHDRKNVMPKLKESLKALQVDYVDLYLIHWPMGFKEDAELLPTSPSAYSDVDYLETWQGMEECLKQNLTKNIGVSNFNEEQLERLLSNCEIKPVVNQIEVNPNMNQKQLRDYCSSKGIVVTAFTPLGRNLAVPTATGQPASALADPRVIEMGKKYNKTPAQIVLRFLVDMGISVIPKSVNKNRLAQNIDIFDFQLDKEDTEFLNGLNKNIRVSASSAYKDHKYYPFEK is encoded by the exons atgaaaaccTTAAGATTTTACAACGGCAATGAAATTCCGATTATTGGAATGGGTTCGTTTAAA GGCCAACCTGGTGAAATAGAACAAGCGATACAAGATGCAATAGAAGTTGGCTATCGTCACATTGACTGTGCCTGGTTTTATGGCAACGAGGCGGAAGTAGGAACTGGAATAAAATTTGCAATTGCTTCTGGAAAAGTCAAACGCGAAGATCTTTTTATAACAACCAAA TTGTGGAACAATTTCCACGACAGGAAGAATGTGATGCCTAAATTGAAAGAATCGCTTAAAGCTTTGCAGGTCGACTATGTTGATTTGTATTTGATTCACTGGCCGATGGGATTCAAA GAGGATGCTGAACTTTTGCCAACCTCTCCCTCAGCTTACAGCGACGTAGACTATCTCGAAACCTGGCAAGGAATGGAGGAGTGTCTAAAACAAAACCTGACAAAGAACATCGGCGTCTCCAACTTCAACGAAGAGCAACTGGAACGTTTGCTAAGCAATTGCGAAATCAAACCAGTGGTGAATCAGATAGAAGTCAACCCAAACATGAACCAAAAACAACTCCGCGATTATTGCAGTAGTAAAGGAATTGTTGTTACGGCTTTTACTCCTCTTGGCAGGAATCTGGCTGTGCCTACTGCCACAGGACAACCGGCTTCGGCTCTGGCTGATCCAAGAGTTATTGAAATGGgcaagaaatataataaaacacccGCTCAGATAGTTTTAAGATTCCTG GTTGATATGGGTATTAGTGTGATTCCTAAAtcagttaacaaaaacagatTGGCTCAAAATATTGATATCTTCGATTTCCAATTGGATAAGGAGGACACGGAGTTTTTGAATGgtttaaataagaatataagaGTTAGTGCAAGTTCTGCATACAAAGATCACAAATATTATCCTTTTGAGAAGTAA
- the LOC109598102 gene encoding aldo-keto reductase family 1 member B1-like, which yields MSRTLKLNNGREIPIVGLGTYKSPPGEVERAVKDAIDAGYRHFDCAWFYGNEAEVGNGIKAKIDEGVVKREDLFITSKLWNNFHEKKCVMPKIKETLSALKLDYVDLYLIHWPFGFKETASLWPVGEGEAALSDVDYLETWSAMEECQKAGYAKSIGVSNFNAEQIERILKNCTIKPAVNQVEVNPNLNQKKLIEFCKKHDIVVTGYCPLGRSEHAGTPGFPDPTIFDPKVAEIGKKYNKTPAQVVLNYLITLGITVVPKSVTKSRIIENINVFDFTLSPEDIAYLDSCNKNQRVCPLNEFKNHKYYSFNTEF from the exons tcTCCCCCTGGAGAAGTAGAAAGAGCTGTAAAAGACGCTATCGACGCCGGCTACAGACACTTCGATTGCGCTTGGTTTTACGGCAACGAAGCTGAAGTGGGTAATGGAATCAAAGCGAAAATCGACGAAGGTGTTGTAAAAAGAGAAGACCTATTCATCACCAGCaag CTGTGGAACAACTTTCACGAGAAAAAATGCGTCATGCCAAAAATCAAGGAAACTTTAAGCGCTCTCAAATTGGACTATGTAGACTTGTATTTGATCCACTGGCCGTTCGGCTTCAAAGAAACCGCCTCCTTGTGGCCGGTGGGTGAAGGTGAAGCCGCCCTCAGTGATGTCGACTATTTGGAAACGTGGTCTGCAATGGAGGAATGCCAGAAAGCGGGCTATGCCAAAAGCATCGGCGTCTCTAACTTCAACGCCGAACAAATTGAACGTATCTTGAAGAATTGTACCATCAAACCGGCGGTTAATCAAGTCGAAGTAAATCCGAATCTCAATCAGAAGAAACTGATCGAGTTCTGTAAGAAGCACGATATTGTCGTTACTGGATATTGTCCTTTGGGTAGGAGTGAACACGCTGGCACTCCCGGATTCCCTGATCCCACTATTTTTGATCCCAAAGTTGCGGAAATTGGCAAGAAGTACAACAAAACGCCTGCTCAAGTCGTCTTGAATTATTTG attacttTGGGTATTACGGTTGTCCCTAAATCTGTAACGAAATCAAGGATTATCGAGAACATTAATGTATTTGATTTCACTTTGTCGCCTGAGGATATTGCGTACTTGGACTCTTGCAACAAGAACCAGAGAGTTTGCCCCCTTAACGAGTTCaagaatcataaatattacagtTTCAACaccgaattttaa